From one Microlunatus sp. Gsoil 973 genomic stretch:
- a CDS encoding oligopeptide/dipeptide ABC transporter ATP-binding protein translates to MAPFVAASPDPARGRDEPGDDLDDLDDGPDEPPSLIDPPSGCRFHPRCPFAMAECRVGLPEPTTFGDGHWARCWLHQKGRTEDLITVAG, encoded by the coding sequence ATGGCCCCGTTCGTCGCCGCCTCGCCCGATCCGGCCCGCGGTCGCGACGAACCCGGCGATGACCTCGACGATCTCGACGACGGGCCGGACGAGCCGCCCAGTCTGATCGACCCGCCGTCAGGATGCCGCTTCCATCCACGCTGCCCGTTCGCCATGGCGGAATGCCGGGTTGGCCTACCCGAACCGACGACCTTCGGCGACGGCCATTGGGCCCGCTGCTGGCTGCACCAAAAGGGGCGGACCGAGGACTTGATCACGGTCGCGGGCTGA
- a CDS encoding ATP-dependent Clp protease proteolytic subunit → MSQYTIPTVVEKTLRGERVSDIYSRLLSDRIIFLGTPIDDGVANVIIAQLLHLDSENSDSDIGFYINSPGGSLTALMGIYDTMQFVSAEIATVCIGQAASSAAVLLAAGTHGKRSVLPHSRILLHQPSGSAEGTLPDLAVQAKEIVRLRAQLNDVLSRHTGQPIDKIKTDTDRDLILTPEQAIEYGVVDQVMQPRDVRTAAYRIG, encoded by the coding sequence ATGAGCCAATACACCATCCCGACCGTTGTCGAGAAGACGCTGCGTGGCGAGCGTGTGTCCGACATCTACTCCCGGCTGCTGAGCGACCGGATCATCTTCCTGGGTACGCCGATCGACGACGGCGTCGCCAACGTGATCATCGCCCAGTTGCTGCATCTGGATTCGGAGAACTCCGACTCCGACATCGGCTTCTACATCAATTCTCCGGGCGGTTCACTGACCGCGCTGATGGGCATCTACGACACCATGCAGTTCGTCAGCGCCGAGATCGCCACGGTCTGCATCGGCCAGGCGGCGTCGTCGGCGGCGGTGCTGTTGGCAGCGGGCACCCACGGCAAGCGATCAGTGTTGCCGCACTCCCGGATCCTGCTGCACCAGCCGTCCGGAAGCGCCGAGGGCACGCTGCCCGATCTTGCCGTACAGGCCAAGGAGATCGTACGGCTCAGGGCGCAACTGAACGACGTGCTCAGCCGGCACACCGGGCAGCCGATCGACAAGATCAAGACCGATACCGACCGTGACCTGATCCTGACCCCGGAGCAGGCGATCGAGTACGGAGTCGTCGACCAGGTGATGCAGCCGCGGGACGTCAGGACGGCGGCCTATCGGATCGGTTAG
- a CDS encoding ClpP family protease: MTREGEPQFRSGLDDQLVQRLLEQRIVVLGQLVDDAIANRLCTQLLLLSAEDPKADISLYINSPGGSVTAGLAVYDVMKLIPNDVSTLGMGLAASMGQFLLSAGTKGKRYCLPHARVLMHQGSAGFGGTTADIEIQAENLEYTNQLMNTLIAEHTGQTKATIDADSLRDRWFTAEQALDYGFIDAVVSEVSDVRPAVRTRSARL, from the coding sequence ATGACCCGGGAGGGGGAACCACAGTTCCGTTCCGGGCTCGATGATCAACTTGTCCAACGGCTGCTGGAGCAGCGCATCGTCGTGCTCGGGCAGCTGGTCGACGACGCGATCGCCAATCGGTTGTGCACCCAGCTGTTGCTGTTGTCCGCAGAGGATCCCAAGGCCGACATCAGCCTCTACATCAATTCGCCGGGCGGCTCGGTCACCGCAGGGCTCGCGGTCTATGACGTGATGAAGCTGATCCCCAACGATGTCAGCACGTTGGGCATGGGGCTCGCCGCGAGCATGGGGCAGTTCCTGCTCTCGGCGGGCACCAAGGGCAAGCGGTACTGCCTGCCGCACGCCCGGGTACTGATGCACCAGGGGTCGGCCGGTTTCGGCGGCACGACCGCCGACATCGAGATCCAGGCCGAGAACCTCGAGTACACCAACCAGTTGATGAACACGCTGATCGCCGAGCACACCGGGCAGACGAAGGCAACCATCGACGCCGACTCGCTGCGTGACCGCTGGTTCACCGCAGAGCAGGCTCTGGACTACGGCTTCATCGACGCCGTGGTCAGTGAGGTGTCCGATGTCCGCCCCGCCGTCCGGACCCGGTCCGCCCGGTTGTAA
- a CDS encoding phosphotransferase, translated as MPGSRTPTPLTVPHAATAQRPAWPELPSAVQDWIVDQLGSPVISAISERSGYTPGFAARLVLADGRRLFAKVAGWGREWLLDSYAKEATKRRTLPDAVPAPELITDARTVIDSVDWQLLIFTEIDGRPPHRPWTVDDIRIAVRTVEAAARALTPAPAGYPWQPLSAELGELSPDKEEMITERFGDHAAEMRELVAALPERCNGTTLVHADLRDDNMIIGADGRGWIVDWNFPLLGRQWIDLVTLLISVRGDGWDADAILAASPLVGPGDREAIDTLLADLALYYAIASGSPEPDGSPYLREHQRWSREVVADWLAERRNWPRGH; from the coding sequence ATGCCCGGATCACGTACGCCGACCCCGCTGACCGTGCCGCATGCCGCGACGGCCCAACGTCCGGCCTGGCCCGAGCTGCCGAGCGCGGTGCAGGACTGGATCGTTGATCAACTCGGATCGCCGGTGATCTCGGCGATCAGCGAGCGCAGCGGGTACACCCCCGGCTTCGCGGCCCGACTCGTGCTGGCCGACGGTCGCCGGCTCTTCGCCAAGGTGGCGGGCTGGGGCCGGGAGTGGCTGCTGGACTCGTATGCGAAGGAGGCGACCAAGCGGCGCACGCTGCCGGACGCTGTCCCCGCGCCGGAGTTGATCACCGACGCCCGCACGGTGATCGACTCCGTCGACTGGCAGTTGTTGATCTTCACCGAGATCGACGGTCGTCCGCCGCACCGGCCGTGGACCGTCGACGACATCCGGATCGCTGTGCGGACGGTCGAGGCTGCAGCTCGCGCACTGACTCCGGCACCGGCCGGCTACCCGTGGCAGCCGTTGAGCGCAGAGCTCGGTGAGTTGTCACCGGACAAGGAAGAGATGATCACCGAGCGGTTCGGTGATCATGCCGCCGAGATGCGCGAGTTGGTGGCCGCGCTGCCCGAGCGATGCAACGGGACCACGCTGGTGCATGCCGACCTCCGGGACGACAACATGATCATCGGAGCCGACGGGCGTGGCTGGATCGTCGACTGGAACTTCCCGTTGCTCGGCAGGCAGTGGATCGATCTGGTGACGCTGTTGATCTCGGTACGCGGTGACGGTTGGGATGCCGACGCGATCCTCGCCGCAAGTCCGCTGGTCGGCCCCGGGGACCGGGAAGCCATCGACACCCTGCTCGCCGATCTGGCGCTCTACTACGCGATCGCCTCCGGCTCGCCCGAGCCGGACGGTTCGCCGTACCTCCGGGAACACCAGCGCTGGAGCCGTGAGGTCGTCGCGGACTGGCTCGCCGAACGCCGCAATTGGCCGAGGGGTCACTAA
- a CDS encoding isochorismate synthase MenF: protein MRTLADGGIARPRLHVATEEIADPGPLPAVMPDATTLAWIRRGEGVVGYGEAARHKATSPADAEQWWREIRDQLVIESTLPGADLPGTGFVAFGSFVFDPDNTTADSVLIVPELIIGRRAGRAWRTTIRPTYAPPIPTPAIDPVQAPGTVSFADGKLSGPEWQRVVAELVERITTTDLDKVVLARELVAIADTPIDPRRLVSRLATEYATCWTYHVDGLVGATPEMLVRREAGLATSRVLAGTIRRSSDTTQDLALAAALAQSSKDLEEHEYAVASVARALAPHCSGMNVPDAPYVLELPNVLHLATDVTAVADPGSSSLALAAALHPSAAVCGTPTGAARATIAELEQLDRDRYAGPVGWIDADGDGEWAIALRCGRIDPDDPRQIRLYAGCGIVGGSDPEAELAESVAKLVPMRDALAG from the coding sequence GTGAGGACGCTTGCGGACGGCGGGATCGCACGGCCGAGACTGCATGTCGCGACCGAGGAGATCGCCGACCCGGGACCGCTCCCGGCGGTGATGCCGGACGCGACGACACTGGCCTGGATCCGTCGCGGCGAGGGCGTGGTGGGTTACGGCGAGGCGGCCCGCCACAAGGCCACCTCACCGGCCGACGCCGAGCAGTGGTGGCGGGAGATCCGCGACCAGCTCGTCATCGAGTCGACCCTGCCCGGCGCGGACCTGCCCGGTACCGGCTTCGTCGCCTTCGGCAGCTTCGTCTTCGACCCGGACAACACCACCGCGGACTCGGTGCTCATCGTCCCGGAACTGATCATCGGTCGACGCGCCGGACGTGCCTGGCGCACCACGATCCGGCCGACCTACGCGCCCCCCATTCCCACCCCGGCGATCGATCCGGTCCAGGCTCCCGGCACGGTCAGCTTCGCCGACGGAAAGTTGAGCGGCCCCGAGTGGCAGCGGGTCGTCGCCGAACTCGTCGAGCGGATCACCACGACCGATCTGGACAAGGTCGTTCTGGCCCGCGAACTGGTGGCCATCGCCGACACCCCGATCGACCCACGCCGGCTGGTCAGCAGACTGGCCACCGAGTACGCCACCTGCTGGACCTATCACGTCGACGGACTGGTCGGCGCAACACCGGAGATGCTGGTCCGTCGGGAGGCCGGCCTGGCCACCTCGCGGGTGCTGGCCGGCACCATCCGGCGATCCTCCGACACCACCCAGGACCTTGCGCTGGCCGCTGCGCTCGCCCAGTCCAGCAAGGATCTGGAAGAACACGAGTACGCCGTCGCGTCGGTGGCCCGCGCGCTGGCGCCGCACTGCTCGGGGATGAACGTCCCCGACGCCCCATACGTCCTGGAACTGCCCAACGTGCTTCACCTGGCCACCGACGTCACCGCGGTGGCCGATCCCGGTTCCAGTTCGCTGGCCCTGGCGGCCGCCCTGCATCCCAGTGCCGCGGTCTGTGGCACGCCGACCGGTGCGGCCCGGGCGACCATCGCCGAGTTGGAGCAGCTGGACCGCGACCGCTACGCCGGTCCGGTCGGCTGGATCGACGCCGACGGTGACGGTGAATGGGCCATCGCCCTGCGCTGCGGCAGGATCGATCCCGACGACCCGCGACAGATCCGGCTCTACGCAGGCTGCGGCATCGTCGGTGGCTCCGATCCCGAGGCCGAACTGGCCGAATCCGTCGCCAAACTGGTGCCCATGAGGGACGCGCTGGCCGGCTGA
- a CDS encoding DNA methylase codes for MAATTRKDRIGPDDLGLDLSKGTDTQLFRWLVACDLFGRRISQDIAAAAFKELDKARLLNPKKLADADWQQLVDLLGAGGYKRYDESTASELIRLGQDAQDRYGGRLTKITRGDDGRTVDKTVIKKRVQEFKGIGPTAAAIFVRELHL; via the coding sequence ATGGCTGCTACCACCCGCAAGGACCGGATCGGCCCCGATGATCTCGGCCTCGACCTGAGCAAGGGCACCGACACCCAACTGTTCAGATGGCTGGTCGCCTGTGACCTGTTCGGCCGCCGGATCAGCCAGGACATCGCCGCCGCAGCATTCAAGGAGCTGGACAAGGCGAGGCTGCTGAATCCGAAGAAGCTGGCCGACGCGGATTGGCAACAGCTGGTCGACCTGCTCGGCGCGGGAGGCTACAAGCGCTACGACGAATCGACCGCGAGCGAGTTGATCAGACTCGGCCAGGACGCCCAGGACCGGTACGGCGGACGGCTCACCAAGATCACCCGTGGTGACGACGGCCGGACCGTCGACAAGACGGTGATCAAGAAGCGCGTCCAGGAGTTCAAGGGGATCGGACCGACCGCTGCCGCCATCTTCGTCCGCGAACTACACCTCTGA
- a CDS encoding aminoglycoside phosphotransferase family protein, with protein sequence MSSEEDLGPVPVRLPLDEDLVRRLVAAQFPGWADLEIRRVAEQGWDNRTFHLGPAMSVRLPSAEPYALAVQKEQRWLPVLAPRLPLPIPVPLGHGSPTEEYPHPWSVYGWLPGQPADRSLITDLRRFAAELARFLLALQSVDTDGGPGPGVHNWFRGGPLIRFVGLVDDSLPALPDQSGADQLRRLWRCALDAGPSGSPVWFHGDIAAGNLLVKDGELAAVIDFGTCGVGDPACDLAIAWTLLDSESRPVFLQALGADPALIARARGWVLWKAVSGIAADVADGVEPRVDALYALDQLLTETDSVRADSEV encoded by the coding sequence GTGAGCTCTGAGGAGGATCTCGGTCCGGTCCCGGTCCGGCTTCCGCTTGATGAGGACCTGGTCCGCCGGTTGGTCGCCGCACAGTTCCCCGGGTGGGCCGACCTGGAGATCCGGCGGGTTGCCGAGCAGGGTTGGGACAATCGCACCTTCCACCTCGGCCCGGCGATGTCGGTCCGGCTGCCCAGCGCCGAGCCGTACGCGCTGGCCGTGCAGAAGGAGCAGCGGTGGTTGCCGGTGCTGGCACCCCGGCTCCCGCTGCCGATTCCGGTGCCGCTCGGCCACGGCAGCCCGACCGAGGAGTATCCGCACCCGTGGTCGGTGTACGGGTGGCTGCCCGGGCAGCCGGCCGATCGTTCGCTGATCACCGACCTGCGCCGGTTCGCCGCCGAGCTCGCCCGGTTCCTGCTGGCGCTGCAGTCGGTGGACACCGACGGCGGCCCGGGGCCGGGGGTGCACAACTGGTTTCGCGGGGGCCCGCTGATCAGATTCGTCGGGCTGGTCGACGACTCGCTGCCCGCCCTGCCGGACCAGAGCGGTGCCGATCAGCTGCGCCGACTGTGGCGGTGCGCGCTCGATGCCGGACCCAGCGGGTCGCCGGTGTGGTTCCACGGCGACATTGCTGCGGGCAACCTGCTGGTCAAGGACGGCGAGCTGGCGGCGGTGATCGACTTCGGCACCTGCGGCGTCGGCGATCCGGCCTGCGACCTGGCGATCGCCTGGACCCTGCTGGACAGCGAGAGCCGGCCGGTGTTCCTGCAGGCCCTCGGTGCCGACCCGGCACTGATCGCCCGGGCCCGCGGCTGGGTGTTGTGGAAGGCGGTGTCGGGTATCGCGGCAGACGTGGCTGACGGCGTGGAGCCGCGGGTGGACGCGCTCTACGCGCTCGATCAACTCCTGACCGAAACGGACTCGGTCCGGGCCGACTCAGAGGTGTAG
- a CDS encoding geranylgeranyl reductase family protein, whose protein sequence is MTGSESGAITSDVIVVGAGPAGSAAATYLARSGLDVSLLEKTKFPREKVCGDGLTPRGTKQLIKLGVDISTQNGWAHQRGLRFWAGGRHWDLDWPDLVDYPGFGVTRQRADFDQILAENAVASGAKLYELANVTEPVIDPVSDRITGVITKDGQRFSAPLVVAADGNSTRISIGMGINRREKLPMGVAVRTYYKSPLHTSPYIESWPELWTGKPGESDLLPGYGWIFPLGDGTCNVGLGILNTSKAFGKVDYKQMLKVWMDNTPAEWGFRDENQVGRVLGAALPMAFNRMPHYSRGLLLVGDAGGMVSPFNGEGIPYAMESAEMAAEAIAEAHYRGVGTPSAEKALHGYPARLRETWGGYYSLGRVFTKIIAQPAIMKACVRYGLPRKVVMQFTLKMLSNLTDHKNGDIYDRIVNGLSKIAPAT, encoded by the coding sequence ATGACTGGCAGCGAAAGCGGCGCGATCACCAGTGATGTGATTGTCGTCGGCGCCGGACCGGCTGGTTCGGCGGCTGCGACCTACCTGGCGCGCAGCGGCCTGGACGTGTCGCTGTTGGAGAAGACCAAGTTCCCGCGTGAGAAGGTCTGCGGCGACGGGCTCACCCCGCGCGGCACCAAGCAGCTGATCAAGCTCGGCGTCGACATCTCGACCCAGAACGGCTGGGCACACCAGCGGGGCCTGCGGTTCTGGGCCGGCGGCCGGCACTGGGATCTCGACTGGCCCGATCTGGTCGACTACCCGGGCTTCGGGGTCACCCGGCAACGCGCCGACTTCGACCAGATCCTGGCCGAGAACGCCGTCGCCTCCGGTGCCAAGCTCTACGAACTTGCCAATGTCACCGAACCCGTCATCGACCCGGTGTCGGACCGGATCACCGGCGTGATCACCAAGGACGGGCAGCGGTTCAGCGCTCCGCTGGTGGTTGCTGCCGATGGCAACTCCACTCGGATCAGCATCGGTATGGGGATCAACCGGCGCGAGAAGCTGCCGATGGGCGTCGCGGTCCGCACCTACTACAAGAGCCCGTTACACACCAGCCCGTACATCGAATCCTGGCCGGAGTTGTGGACCGGAAAGCCGGGGGAGTCCGACCTGCTGCCCGGGTACGGCTGGATCTTCCCGCTGGGTGACGGCACCTGCAACGTCGGGCTGGGCATCCTCAACACGTCCAAGGCGTTCGGCAAGGTCGACTACAAGCAGATGCTCAAGGTGTGGATGGACAACACCCCGGCCGAGTGGGGCTTTCGGGACGAGAACCAGGTCGGCCGGGTGCTGGGCGCGGCACTGCCGATGGCCTTCAACCGCATGCCGCACTACAGCCGCGGACTGCTGCTGGTCGGAGATGCCGGAGGGATGGTCAGCCCGTTCAACGGTGAGGGCATCCCGTACGCGATGGAGTCCGCAGAGATGGCTGCCGAAGCGATCGCCGAGGCGCACTATCGCGGCGTCGGTACCCCGAGTGCCGAGAAGGCCTTGCACGGCTATCCGGCCCGGCTGCGCGAGACCTGGGGCGGTTACTACTCGTTGGGCCGGGTGTTCACCAAGATCATCGCCCAGCCGGCGATCATGAAGGCCTGCGTCCGCTACGGCCTGCCCCGCAAGGTGGTCATGCAGTTCACCTTGAAGATGTTGTCCAATCTGACCGACCACAAGAACGGCGACATCTACGACCGGATCGTGAACGGCCTGTCCAAGATCGCGCCGGCAACGTGA
- a CDS encoding NADH-quinone oxidoreductase subunit A: MSLYTGFVIALIIAAAFVALTITASMLVGGPGRYNRAKLDSYECGIEPTPQPAGGGRFPVKYYLTAMLFIVFDIEIVFLYPWAVTFHQMGLFALVEMVLFIVTVFVAYFYILRRGGLEWD, from the coding sequence ATGAGCCTCTACACCGGCTTCGTGATCGCCCTGATCATCGCTGCGGCGTTCGTGGCACTGACCATCACCGCCAGCATGCTGGTCGGCGGTCCCGGTCGTTACAACCGGGCAAAGCTCGACTCTTACGAATGCGGCATCGAGCCGACGCCGCAGCCCGCGGGCGGTGGCCGCTTTCCCGTCAAGTACTACCTGACGGCGATGCTCTTCATCGTCTTCGACATCGAGATCGTCTTCCTCTACCCGTGGGCGGTGACCTTCCACCAGATGGGTCTCTTCGCCCTGGTCGAGATGGTGCTGTTCATCGTGACCGTCTTCGTGGCGTACTTCTACATCCTGCGCCGAGGGGGTCTGGAGTGGGACTGA
- a CDS encoding NADH-quinone oxidoreductase subunit B family protein: protein MGLEDKIPSGILLTTVEALAGAARSASFWPVTFGLACCSFEMMTMGTPRFDSARWGQEVFRNSPRQADLMIVAGRVSQKMAPIVRQVYDQMAEPKFVLSMGVCASSGGMFNNYAIVQGVDHIVPVDVYVPGCPPRPEMLIDGIFKLRKLKVEKLPIGTHREEVEASAEQQALDKPATIEQKGLLR, encoded by the coding sequence ATGGGACTCGAGGACAAGATCCCGAGCGGGATCCTGCTCACCACGGTCGAGGCACTCGCCGGCGCCGCCCGCAGCGCCTCGTTCTGGCCGGTGACTTTCGGCCTTGCCTGCTGTTCGTTCGAGATGATGACCATGGGTACGCCCCGGTTCGACTCCGCCCGCTGGGGCCAGGAGGTCTTCCGGAACTCGCCCCGGCAGGCGGACCTGATGATTGTCGCCGGACGGGTCAGCCAGAAGATGGCGCCGATCGTGCGGCAGGTCTACGACCAGATGGCCGAGCCGAAGTTCGTGCTGTCGATGGGCGTCTGCGCCTCCAGCGGCGGCATGTTCAACAACTACGCGATCGTCCAGGGTGTTGATCACATCGTGCCGGTCGACGTGTACGTTCCGGGCTGCCCGCCGCGGCCGGAGATGTTGATCGACGGCATCTTCAAGCTGCGCAAGCTGAAGGTCGAGAAGCTGCCGATCGGCACCCATCGCGAGGAGGTCGAGGCGAGCGCGGAGCAGCAGGCTCTGGACAAGCCGGCGACCATCGAGCAGAAGGGCCTGCTGCGGTGA
- a CDS encoding NADH-quinone oxidoreductase subunit C, producing the protein MTDPNTPKNPNPATPKNAPRDDSNAQQPGKGADEAKSSVPSTPPDATPGGGPEERGDLEPTPTGPGSAQGPEILAVRDGMFGVKGSPDTSGYGRLRRVIEFPGPSQRPFGSWYDSAIDRIAELMPNVGEVITKVVVERGDLTVHVAREHLVALMKILRDDAHLRFEFFSGVSGVHYPTDKGRELHAVYHLGSFTHNRRIRIEVSVSEADPHIPSVVGVYPGADWHERETFDMFGMIFDGHPHLTRILMPDDWPGHPQRKEYPLGGIDVEYKGARIPSPDNRRSYN; encoded by the coding sequence GTGACTGATCCCAACACGCCGAAGAACCCGAATCCGGCCACCCCGAAGAACGCGCCGCGGGACGACTCCAATGCCCAGCAGCCGGGCAAGGGTGCGGACGAGGCGAAGAGTTCGGTGCCCAGCACTCCGCCCGATGCCACCCCTGGCGGCGGGCCGGAGGAGCGGGGTGATCTCGAGCCGACGCCGACCGGCCCGGGCAGCGCCCAGGGGCCGGAGATCCTGGCCGTCCGGGACGGCATGTTCGGTGTCAAGGGCAGCCCGGACACCTCGGGCTACGGCAGGCTACGCCGGGTCATCGAGTTCCCCGGTCCGAGCCAGCGGCCGTTCGGCAGTTGGTATGACAGCGCCATCGACCGGATCGCGGAGCTGATGCCCAACGTCGGCGAGGTGATCACCAAGGTGGTCGTCGAGCGCGGCGATCTGACGGTCCACGTCGCCAGGGAGCACCTGGTGGCCCTGATGAAGATCCTGCGGGACGACGCGCACCTGCGCTTCGAGTTCTTCAGCGGCGTCTCCGGCGTGCACTATCCGACCGACAAGGGCCGGGAATTGCATGCGGTCTATCACCTGGGTTCGTTCACCCACAACCGACGGATCCGGATCGAGGTCTCGGTCTCCGAAGCCGACCCGCACATCCCGTCGGTGGTCGGCGTCTACCCGGGTGCCGACTGGCACGAGCGGGAGACCTTCGACATGTTCGGGATGATCTTCGACGGTCACCCGCATCTGACCCGGATCCTGATGCCCGACGACTGGCCGGGCCACCCGCAACGCAAGGAGTACCCGCTCGGCGGCATCGACGTCGAGTACAAGGGCGCCCGGATCCCCAGCCCTGACAACCGGAGGTCGTACAACTGA
- a CDS encoding NADH-quinone oxidoreductase subunit D, producing MSATTSDQDLFAGSGEEPAEGTVYTAMGGDWDDVVHDQAERGDERIVVNMGPQHPSTHGVLRLILELDGETVTELRSSIGHLHTGIEKNMEYRTWTQGVTFITRADYVMPLHNELAYVLSVEKLLGIEDQITERTNIIRVMMAEWMRIASHLVALGTGGLELGATTLMTVAFREREKIMDVFETITGLRMNHAFIRPGGVAQDLPANGVQMLKDTLKSIKKQMPEFGKLANANPIVKSRLVGVGYLDLPACMALGVTGPLLRAAGYEYDLRKAMPYSGYETYEFDVPVREEADSYARFRNRVDEMWESVRIIDQCVVRLEQTQGQRVMIDDPKIAWPAQLSIGSDGQGNSNEHLKHIMGQSMEALIHHFKLVTEGFRVPPGQAYVPTESAKGELGAHVVSDGGTRPFRVHMRDPSFHQLQALPALCEGGMLADVVVNIATIDPVLGGVDR from the coding sequence ATGAGCGCGACGACCAGCGACCAAGATCTTTTCGCCGGGTCGGGTGAGGAACCCGCCGAGGGCACCGTCTACACCGCGATGGGCGGCGACTGGGACGACGTCGTCCATGATCAGGCCGAACGCGGTGACGAGCGGATCGTGGTCAACATGGGACCACAGCACCCGTCGACGCACGGCGTGCTGCGGCTGATCCTGGAACTCGACGGTGAGACGGTGACCGAGCTGCGATCGAGCATCGGTCACCTGCACACCGGCATCGAGAAGAACATGGAGTACCGCACCTGGACCCAGGGCGTCACCTTCATCACCCGGGCCGACTATGTGATGCCGTTGCACAACGAGCTCGCGTATGTGCTCAGCGTGGAGAAGCTGCTGGGCATCGAGGACCAGATCACCGAACGGACCAACATCATCCGGGTGATGATGGCGGAATGGATGCGGATCGCCTCGCATCTGGTCGCGCTCGGCACCGGCGGCCTGGAACTCGGCGCAACCACGCTGATGACCGTCGCCTTCCGGGAACGCGAGAAGATCATGGACGTCTTCGAGACGATCACCGGTCTGCGGATGAATCACGCGTTCATCCGCCCGGGGGGCGTGGCACAGGATCTGCCGGCCAACGGCGTGCAGATGCTCAAGGACACCCTGAAGTCGATCAAGAAGCAGATGCCGGAGTTCGGCAAGCTGGCCAACGCCAACCCGATCGTGAAGTCCCGGCTGGTCGGCGTCGGCTACCTCGATCTGCCGGCCTGCATGGCACTCGGCGTCACTGGGCCGCTGCTGCGGGCCGCCGGCTACGAGTACGACCTGCGCAAGGCGATGCCTTACTCGGGCTACGAGACCTACGAGTTCGACGTCCCGGTGCGTGAGGAGGCGGACTCCTACGCCAGGTTCCGCAACCGGGTCGACGAGATGTGGGAGAGCGTGCGGATCATCGACCAATGCGTCGTCCGGCTCGAACAGACCCAGGGCCAGCGGGTGATGATCGACGATCCCAAGATCGCCTGGCCGGCCCAGCTGTCCATCGGCTCCGACGGCCAGGGCAATTCCAACGAGCACCTCAAGCACATCATGGGCCAGTCGATGGAGGCTCTGATCCACCACTTCAAGCTGGTCACCGAGGGTTTCCGGGTGCCCCCGGGTCAGGCGTACGTGCCGACCGAGAGCGCCAAGGGTGAACTCGGCGCCCATGTCGTCTCCGACGGTGGCACCCGGCCCTTCCGGGTGCACATGCGGGACCCGAGTTTCCACCAGCTGCAGGCCCTTCCCGCGCTCTGCGAGGGCGGCATGCTCGCCGACGTGGTGGTCAACATCGCAACCATCGACCCGGTACTGGGAGGCGTCGATCGATGA